The Methanotorris formicicus Mc-S-70 DNA window TATTCGAATATGCTTGCGAAAGTCCTATATTTTGTTGAGATTCTCTTTAAAATCCTCCCTAATCAAAAAAGGGCATTTCTCAATATTCTCTCCTTTAAGCAATGCCTCAGCAAATAAATCACATCTTTTATATCCACACGCTTTACAGTTGTATTTTGGGAGCAAGTTTAGTATAGCGTTGATTCTTTCTTCCATTCCATCACCTATTCCCCTATATATTTAGTAAAGCCATCTATCCTTCTCAAAACTCCCCTATGGAATTTCTTGGCAATTCTTGTTTCTCCAACACATAACGTGCAAATGCACAATGGAGCACTATGTCTCAACTCCTCACTCTCCAAATTCTCAACATCTTTACATTCCAAAATCTCCTTAGCAATCTCAGCACTACCCTGTCCGCTTAATCCATTAACATCATAAATCCTACATCTTGGATTCATTTCCAAAACCCTCTCCCTAAATACCTCTCTCTCCGCCTGAGAAACAATATCTCCCTTTGTTATAGCAACAACATCTGCACTCGTTAAGAAAGGTCCAACTTTTCTTGGGGTATTTGGGCCGCATGTGGCATCAATTACACAAATCCCCAAACTGTTTTTTGTATATGGTGCGCATCTGTGACACAAACCTGCAGTTTCAATAATTAAAATATCCGCATCCTGCTTTTCAGCCCACTCAACCATCTCTTCTGTATTGTAGATGGCAAAGTGGTCAGGACACATATCCTTACTTAACCCCACCAAAACAGGAATATTCAACTTTTTGTATCTTACATCATCATCAGTATATAAGCAATCAATCTTTACCACTGCTGGATTACATCCCCTATTCTTCAAATGCCTTATTGTGTGTATTAGGAGAGAGGTTTTTCCCGCTCCTGGAGTACCAGCAACAATCACAATCTTCATAAATTCCACCTTTTACACCGTTAATTCTAAAATTAACAAAAATCATAATATAAATTCCTTAAATTAACAAAAGAGTTCTAACTCCTTTAAAGTTAATCTTTCCCCATACCTAACTTTTTCCCTCAACATAAGCATCCAGTTGTCAATCTCACTCAATCTCCTTGAAACTTCCTTTTCCTCCTCTGTTGTTTCAATAACTTCCTTCATTCCACCATTTTTCATAACTACCCTTCTATCCGTCATTAATGCCAAAACTGGGTCATGAGTAATAACTAAAACAATCTTCCCATGTCCAGATAACAACTCCAACGCCTCATGCTTCTTAATTCCTGCATTTTCAATCTCATCTATCAATACAATTGGGGAATCACTTATAACTGCAATATCTGCAACCATCAAACTCCTTGATTGCCCTCCACTCAATATTGTCAATGGACAATCCTTATCAATTGGTTCTCCAGTTAATTTATTTGCCAATTTTATAACCTTATCAACAATCCCATCTTTTTCAATACTCCTACTCTTTGCATGCATAAGTAAAAATTCCTCAACAGTCATATCTGCCAAAAAATGCATATTTTGCGAAAGTTGAGCAATTCTCCTCTTTCTTGGGTCTCTCCTCATCTCTACTGGAGGCACTTTACCATTTATCAAGATTCTTCTTTTTGATATTGTATCTCCCTGTGCTAACTGCTCAATATCGCTTATTAGATTTGATTTCCCACTACCAGTTGGTCCAACAACCCCTAAAATCTCTCCTTTTTTTATTGTTAGTTCTCTAACATTTTCTGGATTGCCAAATTTATCGTATCCACCTAAAATTGTAATTTCTTTTATATCCATGGTATCCCATCTTAAATCTTTTAACCATAATTTAAAACGTTAAATCTTGCCAAATGTATCTCCTCTTAACCCTCTCCTTAATGTTTCAAGAGATATAACCTCATCGTACGCTATGTTTCCTAAATTAACACCACTTCCAAATTTTAAGATGAACTCTACCTGTTGATTCTTGTTTGGAGCCTCAAAGATTACTTTTTTAATATCAACACTCTTTGCCAATATCTCCAATTCATCCTTTTTGATATTCCCCTTCTCATCAAATAAACCTATACATTTCCCGCTTTCTCTTCCTTCGATAATTACATAATTAGATCCACATTCCAAATCAAAGTTTATCAACTTTATCCTATCCCCTATTGTCAATTCCCTATCTTTTTCAACACTCTTTTTTCCAACCTCAGTAAGTACTATAAAGCCTTCATCCTTTGCTCTTTTTATTGCATATTTTCTATCTTCCAAACTCAAATCCATAGAACCATTGGAAATCTCTACCCCATCAAAGCCCAAATCCTTACATTCCTCCAAAAATTCATCAAACATACCCTTTGAAAATGCCGCCTCAAATAGTGTTCCTCCAGGATATGTTTTTATACCGTATTCCTTGTAGATACTTATTTTTTCTTTAACAACATCCCTATCTTGCACTGCACTTGTTCCCCAACCAAATTTAACAAAATCTATATGCTTTCCACAAACTCTTAGATAGTCCATAATAAAATTTGGCGATAATCCTTTGTCTAAAACCATTGTTATGCCTTCATCCCTATCCTTACTCAAAAATGAAAACGCATTCATGTTATCACTTTCATAAATTTGTTATTTCTTATAGTAAAAATTTTTATGATTTATTTACATTATAAGAATAATCTAAATTATTATTAGAAAAAAGTTATATTTATATGTTACGATATGATTTCAACATAACAAGGTAATACAAAATAAAATAAATAAAATGAACAAAAGATAAAATGGTAAAAAATCAGGAGTGATTTTAATGAAGATAACAAGGATGCATGGTGCTGGTGGAAAAGTCATGCAGGATTTAATCAAGGAGATTATTTTAAGCAATTTAGAAAGAACCTCAGTAAACGGTGGAATTGGATTGGAGTGTTTAGATGATGCCTCAACAATACCAATTGGGGATAAGGAAATTGTTTTTACTGTTGATGGCCATACAGTTAAACCAATATTCTTCCCTGGTGGAGACATAGGAAGGTTATCTGTCTGCGGAACTGTAAATGATTTGGCAGTTATGGGAGCAAAGCCACTCGCTTTGTCTTTATCATTAATACTACCAGAGGGATTTGATATTGAAAAACTTGACAAAATAATGAAATCAATAAACGAAGCATGTAAAGAGGCAGATGTAGCAGTAATAACTGGAGATACAAAGGTTTCCAATGTTGATGATATTATCATTTCCTCCTCTGGGATAGGGGTGGTTGATAAGGGGAAGGCAATTAGAGATAGTAGTATAAAGGAAGGAGATGCAATCATCGTCTCTGGAAATATTGGGGATCATGGGTTGGCAATTTTATTATCAAGAGAAGGTTTTGAATTTGATGCAGACATAAAATCAGACGTGGCTCCGCTAAATAAGATGATTGAAATGGTTTTAAATGAGGGAATAGAGATTCATGCAATGAAAGACCCCACAAGAGGGGGTTTGGCAGATGCATTAAATGAGATGGCAGAGAAAAGTGGTTTAGGAATAGATATATATGAAGAAAGAATCCCAATTAGTGAAGAAGTTCAATCCATTGCAGATATTCTTGGAATAGATCCATTAACAGTTGCAAATGAAGGAAAGGTTGTTATGGCAGTTAAAAGAGAGGAT harbors:
- a CDS encoding GTP-binding protein, with translation MKIVIVAGTPGAGKTSLLIHTIRHLKNRGCNPAVVKIDCLYTDDDVRYKKLNIPVLVGLSKDMCPDHFAIYNTEEMVEWAEKQDADILIIETAGLCHRCAPYTKNSLGICVIDATCGPNTPRKVGPFLTSADVVAITKGDIVSQAEREVFRERVLEMNPRCRIYDVNGLSGQGSAEIAKEILECKDVENLESEELRHSAPLCICTLCVGETRIAKKFHRGVLRRIDGFTKYIGE
- a CDS encoding ATP-binding cassette domain-containing protein; its protein translation is MDIKEITILGGYDKFGNPENVRELTIKKGEILGVVGPTGSGKSNLISDIEQLAQGDTISKRRILINGKVPPVEMRRDPRKRRIAQLSQNMHFLADMTVEEFLLMHAKSRSIEKDGIVDKVIKLANKLTGEPIDKDCPLTILSGGQSRSLMVADIAVISDSPIVLIDEIENAGIKKHEALELLSGHGKIVLVITHDPVLALMTDRRVVMKNGGMKEVIETTEEEKEVSRRLSEIDNWMLMLREKVRYGERLTLKELELFC
- the comA gene encoding phosphosulfolactate synthase, whose translation is MNAFSFLSKDRDEGITMVLDKGLSPNFIMDYLRVCGKHIDFVKFGWGTSAVQDRDVVKEKISIYKEYGIKTYPGGTLFEAAFSKGMFDEFLEECKDLGFDGVEISNGSMDLSLEDRKYAIKRAKDEGFIVLTEVGKKSVEKDRELTIGDRIKLINFDLECGSNYVIIEGRESGKCIGLFDEKGNIKKDELEILAKSVDIKKVIFEAPNKNQQVEFILKFGSGVNLGNIAYDEVISLETLRRGLRGDTFGKI
- the hypE gene encoding hydrogenase expression/formation protein HypE, whose translation is MKITRMHGAGGKVMQDLIKEIILSNLERTSVNGGIGLECLDDASTIPIGDKEIVFTVDGHTVKPIFFPGGDIGRLSVCGTVNDLAVMGAKPLALSLSLILPEGFDIEKLDKIMKSINEACKEADVAVITGDTKVSNVDDIIISSSGIGVVDKGKAIRDSSIKEGDAIIVSGNIGDHGLAILLSREGFEFDADIKSDVAPLNKMIEMVLNEGIEIHAMKDPTRGGLADALNEMAEKSGLGIDIYEERIPISEEVQSIADILGIDPLTVANEGKVVMAVKREDAERCLEILRKHPLGKNAEIIGYATKEHKGVVMETIVGKRVVDTPIGDPIPRVC